The following coding sequences lie in one Musa acuminata AAA Group cultivar baxijiao chromosome BXJ1-8, Cavendish_Baxijiao_AAA, whole genome shotgun sequence genomic window:
- the LOC135680572 gene encoding uncharacterized protein LOC135680572 has product MGRLLQSAFCLRSASTKRSPDSPSLVSSSPLEQRHKDEPCDLLRDLGRCQSLYDHGMLGQPKSATGGYYASGPVLTRHRLQAAYFYHLKRQQMMKQQLCAAWERQSKPGWPLDLSSSAWPPSLPASGMHAVFLNNSRARKESAGTGVFLPRTADNMLERRKRAACSTVLVPDRVVQALNLRLDEFAAQQRFPGGFVLSREALIGRSGAVQAQSHQRKKHHLTAQRTRAAAAHEMGLPQEWTY; this is encoded by the exons ATGGGGCGCTTGCTGCAGTCCGCGTTCTGCCTGCGGTCCGCGTCGACCAAGAGGAGCCCCGATAGCCCCTCGTTGGTCTCGTCGTCTCCGCTGGAGCAGCGGCACAAGGACGAGCCCTGCGACTTGCTCCGCGATCTCGGTCGCTGCCAGAGCCTTTACGACCACGGGATGCTTGGCCAGCCGAAGAGCGCCACCGGAGGATACTACGCCTCAGGCCCGGTTCTCACCCGTCATCGACTACAAGCAGCTTAT TTCTATCACCTGAAGCGGCAGCAAATGATGAAACAGCAGCTCTGCGCGGCCTGGGAAAGGCAGAGCAAACCCGGGTGGCCACTGGACCTATCTTCCTCCGCGTGGCCGCCTTCGCTGCCGGCCTCTGGGATGCATGCCGTCTTCCTCAACAACTCCAGGGCCCGGAAGGAGTCCGCCGGCACCGGCGTCTTCCTGCCCCGGACTGCCGACAACATGCTCGAGCGACGGAAAAGGGCCG CCTGTTCGACCGTTCTGGTTCCTGATCGAGTGGTGCAAGCATTGAACCTGAGGCTGGATGAGTTCGCAGCGCAGCAACGCTTCCCCGGTGGCTTCGTTCTGAGTCGTG AGGCTCTCATCGGTCGAAGTGGGGCGGTGCAGGCACAGTCACATCAGAGAAAGAAACATCACCTCACCGCCCAGCGGACTCGCGCAGCAGCAGCACATGAGATGGGGCTCCCCCAGGAGTGGACATACTGA